A segment of the Pelomicrobium methylotrophicum genome:
GCCGCCATCGGCTACCGCTTTTAGACGTCCCGCAGCGAAGGAGCTAGCCTTGGTGAGGTGTTCATACTTGAGGCCCCAATGTTGTCGTCGCTTAGGTTGTCGGCGGCCAGAGAGGGGACGCCTGCTGTGCAAAAAACTAAGCGGGCTGTCGACGTCAGAGTGCCGGTGCCGTACTTGTCTTCGCTTCGCCACGCTTCTCGCCTTGCTTTGCCTGGCGATGAGCGAGCCAAAGCCTGCGGCCGCAATGGAATTGGTCGAGAGACAGGGGGCGGGTCAGGGTAGCCGTATTGCCCAACTTGGAGGGGACGCCGTTACCCTTGCCGGGGCGACTAGCCACGGTGAGCCGCTTGGCAAAGCGCAACAGGAAAGCGGCGATCAGTTGCCTGACGCACCAGGAGCCGAACTCAGTCTCACCTATGTCGGTATGATTGGCGTAAGCACCGCGGAGGACGCAACGCTCGCTATTTTGCAGGGGGGTGCGCACGAGGCGAACCGCAATGCCCGCCCGCTGCATTTGTTTACCCTGCATCCCAGGGTCGCCTTTATCCGAAACGCCGCAGTGGAGGCCAGCGCCATGCTGCGTGCGTCTCCCGGCGATGGGATCACGGCGGAGCTGGAAGAGGCGTATCTAATCCTGGGTGACGGGCGCGATCATCCGCAGCTCAAGCTCGGCCGCTTCTTTGCTGAAGTGGGACGCTTCAATCCAGAGCATTTCGAGGATTCACATTTCGTCGACAAACCCGTCATCCACACCCGTCTCTTCGGCCCCGAGCAGCTTAGCAACGGGGGTATCAGGATTCTATGGCCCTTCTCTGGGACATACAGGCTTTTCTACGGCGTGCAGAGCGCTCGGGGCGAGACGGCGAGCAGTTTTTTGTTTGAACCGGGCGAAGAAGTGGGGGGGCACGGTCTGATCGCCCGCCGTTCCAGAGGACTGCGCGAGCGGCTGCATTGGGTGCGTGGAGAGACAGAAGGGACCCTCTCCGAAGGATCGAGGGTCGTATCGGGGCTCACCGCATTATGGGGCCCCAACGCGAGTGGCATGACGACGACCACTTCGATCATCGAGGCGGATGTTGAACTGCGACGAACCCCGGGCCCTGGCCCCTTGGGGGGCTTGACCAGCTTTAGGCTGGAAGCACTCGGGCGCCGCTATGAAGCTGGCGACCCAGGGAATGCTGATCGGGAGACGCTCAGGGACTGGGGGCTGGTTGTGCAAGGCGTTTGGCGCTTGGAGCGGACGCTGGCAGCCGGCATGCGCCTGGAGTACGCCGACGGTCGCAACGGCAAAACGCCTGACCCAGAACGGAGCCGGCGTATGCGGGCAACGGCAAGTCTGACCCGATTCTTGGGCCGGTACGTAGGCCTCCGAGTGCAGTATAACCGGGATTGGCCGACGGGACTCCAGGGGGCGGAAAATTCCTTCTGGCTTCAGCTCAAGCTGACAACCGAAAGGGTAGACGCGGCTTACGCCCACTAACGGGTGTTGTACTCGAGAAATTGTACTTCTTAGCGCGAAGCGTAAGTTCGTATGTACACCAAACTGATTCAATGCGTTTTTTCTGATACGCGTTTCCAGTCGGGAAGATATTTTTCTTAAACGCCCACTCCTTAGGCGCATCTAATTGATTTAACAATAAAATTACTGGCTTCGTCTTGGTACGATGATTGCACTATAGTTGAAAAAATAATCGCTTAGCGCTACGCGCAAGGAGGAGGCCATGACGAGCCAGTCACATTCGAAGTTGAGCGCGATCTCTTTCCTGCAAAGCTTCGTGGTCCAGAGCCTAAAGGTGGCCAATCAGCTCGGGTGCAGCCAGTGTGGAAGAAAATCGAGTTACATCGAGCACTTGGGTTTGGGGGCGAGTATTTGTTTTGAAAAAGCATGCCGTGAGCATAAAGGCATTGGAGATGGGCCGCTGACTGCAGATCAGTACGCCGACGTGATCGTGTCCATTAAAAACCAGATCGGTGGAAATTTTTCCCGCGCTTCTAGCCAAGCGGGTGTGGTGCGGGTCGTGAATACGCGCTGCCCATTCGGGGACGCGGTGAAGGAGGCTCCCGAACTATGCCGCATGACTTCCAGCGTTTTCGGCGGAATCGCCGCTCGCAACATGGGTTATGCAAAGGTGGAACTCAAAAAGCGCATCGCTACGGGTGCCGACATGTGCGAGGTCCTCATTTATCTTGATCCGGAGAAGGCTAAAGGAAAGGAGGGAGACGAATACCACCGGGCCGGCGATCTCATTGTCTCCACGTCCCTTTCGTCTGAAGTCACCATGCGGGTTCAGGAGAAATTCCGCCAGTTCTGGTGCGCTGTCCCTGACGGAAGCCCAGGGCGTGCAGGGCGACCCAGTATCGTTGCCGAGTCGGCGGCCATGCGCAGAGCGTTGGAGGCTGTGGAACGGGTTGCACCCACGACAGCGACGGTTTTGATCCTGGGTGAAACCGGCGTCGGCAAGGAGGTCATCGCGCGCGCCATCCACGCGCTGAGCGGGCGCGGAAATCGTGAACTTGTGGCCGTCAACTGCGGTGCGATTCCGGAGAGCTTGATCGAGAGCCAACTCTTTGGTCACGAGAAAGGGGCTTTCACGGGCGCCTATCAAGTCCACCACGGCTTCTTCGAGCGCGCGGAAAAGGGCACGCTGTTTTTGGACGAAATCAATTCGCTGCCGCTGTCTGCCCAGACGCGCCTGCTGCGCGTTCTCCAGGATGGTACCTACGAGCGGGTCGGGGGGAAGCACACGCTGCGCGCGGACGTGCGAGTGGTCGCCGCCTCGAACCGCAGCATCGAAGAAATGGTCGCCGCTGGACAATTCCGGCGCGACCTCTTTTATCGGCTGAACGTGGTTCCCATCTA
Coding sequences within it:
- a CDS encoding sigma 54-interacting transcriptional regulator gives rise to the protein MTSQSHSKLSAISFLQSFVVQSLKVANQLGCSQCGRKSSYIEHLGLGASICFEKACREHKGIGDGPLTADQYADVIVSIKNQIGGNFSRASSQAGVVRVVNTRCPFGDAVKEAPELCRMTSSVFGGIAARNMGYAKVELKKRIATGADMCEVLIYLDPEKAKGKEGDEYHRAGDLIVSTSLSSEVTMRVQEKFRQFWCAVPDGSPGRAGRPSIVAESAAMRRALEAVERVAPTTATVLILGETGVGKEVIARAIHALSGRGNRELVAVNCGAIPESLIESQLFGHEKGAFTGAYQVHHGFFERAEKGTLFLDEINSLPLSAQTRLLRVLQDGTYERVGGKHTLRADVRVVAASNRSIEEMVAAGQFRRDLFYRLNVVPIYIPPLRERKEDISALTHHMLSQLSEKYGTAAKTLSERAWIQIMTYDWPGNVRELENVLERSFLFAEGAVIEEILFDSQACALRTEPERFGLRMIKRQAAMQIEDKVIREALARYGGNVTAVAREMGITPRAVHFKLKAYGIDAKLYRNRKGALAKGGCEREAMLPLR